The Macadamia integrifolia cultivar HAES 741 chromosome 4, SCU_Mint_v3, whole genome shotgun sequence genome contains the following window.
AGAAAGGCTTGTGCTACCATTGTGATGAAAGGTATACTCCAAATCACCGAAGCAAAACTCAAAAgcttttttgggtagaagggTTGATGGAGGATGGCGAGGTACCCATGGAAGATGATCCTGCGCCTACTATGGAAGCCAATGATGTAGGTGATATTGAGGCATCACCTGAGAGCTCATTGCATGCAATTGCTGGGTTGCGAGCCCTACAAACTATGAGAATTATTGGGTCCATCCGACATTACCAACTTACTATATTGATAGATAGTGGGTcaacccataatttcatagACCCAATGATCATACGGAAAGCTCAAATTCCTACTCAATCAGATGATGTTTTTGAGGTAATGGTGGTTAATGGGGAGAGATTAAAAGGAAGAGGTCGATGTAGGGAAGTTCGACTCCATGCACAAAGTGTCCCAATCAAAGCTGATTCTATTTACTATGTCTTGGAGGATGTGATGTCGTTCTTGGAGCTGCATGGCTGCACACGCTTGGACCAATTTTATGGGATTTCTCTTCCTTGTGCATGCAATTCAAAGATCAAGGAAGGGAGCATACTCTTAAGGGAATTCCCTGTTCTCCATCAGAAGTAATTAGGCCTGATAAAATGTCTAAACAACTTATGGGAAGGGGAAAAGCCTACATACTGCACCTGTTTAATTTGGAAGTTCCATCTGAACCACTCAAGAGGTCACAACTTGATCTATGCGTCCAACAAATTTTGgatgacttttcatatattttttctgAACCAAAGGGACTTCCTCCACCGAGATCTCAAGATCATCACATACCTCTGGTTGAAGGAGCACAACCAGTGTCAGTTCGACCTTACAGGTACCCCTATTTtcaaaaatctgaaattaaaaaaatagtgaACAAATTGTCAGCTTCAGAGGTTATTCATCCAAGTAAGTCCCCATTTTCATCCCCGGTCATTTTGGTTCGGAAGCATGATGGATCATGGTGAATGTGCGTGGATTGCAGGGCATTGAATAAGGTAACGATCAAAGATAAGTTTCCTATCCCTATTATAGACAAATTGTTAGATGAACTAAATggagcaaattttttttctaaattggtTTTGAAGTCTGGATATCATCAAATCAGGGTGCATAAAGGAGACATTCCTGAAACGGCTTTTCAAACCCATGAGGGACACTACGAATTTttagtgatgccttttgggttAACGAATGCACCGTCAACATTTCAGAGCTTGATGAATGATATATTCAGACCTTATTTACGTAAATTTGTGTTGGTTTTCTTTGATGATATTCTTGTGTATAGCAAGAAAATTTCTGAGCATCTATTGCATTTGAGAATAGTAATGGAGCTGTGGAGGTGTCACCAACTTTATGCAAAAAAGCCTAAATGCATTTTTGGTACTACAGTGGTTCACTATTTGGGGCATATAATCTCAAAAACTGGTGTTGCTATGGATCACCAAAAGGTTAGATGCATGATAGAGTGGCCTATTCCAAGTTTTGTGAAATCTCTCAGGGGCTTTCTTGGATTAACCGGTTATTATAGAAAGTTTATTGCAGGGTATAGGAAAATAGCAGCTCCTCTTACAGCCCTTTTGAAGAAGAACTCTTAGGGTTGGAATTCGGATGCAGACTGAGCATTTCATATACTTAAGGAAGCAATGACAGAGGCGCCGGTGATGTCCTTACCGAAtttttctctcccatttatgattgaGTGTGATGCATGTGGGACTGGGGTTGGAGCAGTTTTGATGCAACAAGGTCATTCGATTGCCTATTTTAGCAAAGCACTACACCGGCACAATCTTTCTCTTCCTACTTATGAAAAAGAATGTGACACATGTCAACAAGTGAAAAATGACACCGTATGGACTCCTGGTTTATTGCAACCTCTTCCTATTCCGGATAAGGTATGGCGTGATATCTCATTGGACTTTATTGAAGGGTTGCCTAATTCTTCTACAAAATCGACAATCATGGTTGTGGTCGATTGTCTTTCCAAATATGGGCGTTTTATCCCTATTTCCCATCCGTACACGGCTCGATCAATAGCTAAGGTAttctttgaaaacatttttaagCTACACGGTGTGCCAAATTCTATTGTTTCTGATAGGGATCCAATCTTCACAAGTGCCTTTTGGAAGGAGTTTTTTAAGTTGTAGGGGAGCCATTTGCACATGAGTTCAGCCTATCACCCTTAGTCAGACGGTCAAACTGAAGTGTTGAATCGATGCCTAGAGAATTATTTGAGGTGCTTTGCAGGGTCAAAACCAAGAAGTTGGGTGAAATAGCTTCCACTAGCTAAATGGTGGTATAATACTAGTTATCATTATGTTATTAAAATGACTCCTTATGAATTTGTCTATGGAGTGGCACCTCCTACATTGTTATCGTACATTCCAGGGTCCACCAAGGtccaagctgttgaagaagagTTGAGGGACAGAGACACTATTCTCCGCTGCCTTAAGGAGAATTTGCGAACAGCTcaagaaagaatgaaaaattttgCGGATAAGCATCGATCAGAAAGGTCTTTTGAAGTGGGAGACTTGGTTTATCTCAAATTGCAGCCATACCGTCAAATGTCGGTGGTGGTAAGGAGATCCATGAAGCTGGCAGCAAGGTACTATGGGCCATACAAGGTAATCCAAAAAATAGGGTCAGTTGCTTGCAAGTTGGAATTACCTATTGGATGTAAAATACATCCAGTTTTCCATGTGTCTCAGTTGGAAAAGAAATTGGGCAACTTGGTGAAACCGATTCAACTTTGCCTCCATTAACTGAAGGTGGAACTATTCAACCTTTTCCTAAAGTTATCTTAGGGAGAAGGTTCGTTAAAAGTGGCAATGTCGCAGATGTGGAAGTATTGGTCCAATGGCAGGGTGCTTCAGAGGAGGATGCTACATGGGAATGTATAAAATGAATAGAACAGAAAATCCCTAGGCTCGATCTTGTGGATAAGGATTGTCTAAGGGGAGGGGAATGATACGTGTTTCTTTCTGTTGTAGGTGTTGAGTTGTGCCGTATCCTATGTTGTAGGGGTTAGTGGTCATCAAGAGTTCTGGTCATGTGGGTAGTTGAATACTGGTCATGTGGTTAGTTTGAATAAGGAGACGTTAGGCTTCTTTAATTGCTATTTTGTAGGGATTGGGTGGTTACTTTCCGTTGGAGGCTGGTTAGTTTCTTTAACGTTGGAGTTCAGACCTATATTTAAGATTGGTTGTTGTGAATAAAGGGTTTTTCTAGCATTGTTAATCTTTTGCTGTTATCTTCTTGTTATCCTCTTTAAGTAGTGTTACGTAACACCATAGCTCGGGGCAGCAGGAAAAAGGGTAAACAGAGTTCCTATTTAAGGAACTTAATTTCGGAACATACCATCCCCCCTCCTCCCACGATGGAAGATTTGTTTGGTAAACCATTTCTTCTTCGGCGGCAAAGTCCACAGACCATTGAAGAAAGGCCATTTCAATCCAATTTACTACAACCTCAAGCATATAAAAAGATTTATAGATACATTTACGGAACAAAAGAGTACAGGATTTAGTCCTTGTTAACAAAACCATGATCTGCAACCATCCTCATCCTCCTACCTaccttcaatttcttcttttatgTCTATAACCCCCCAAACCCCAttaaacaagaaggaaaagcaAAAGGGTTTGCAGGGATAAACatcaaaacttaaaagaaaactgaaatttcccaAATATCTCAAGGATTGATTAGGCATAGACAGAGCCACGGGATAAGGCCATCAGTAGCACGGCCGCTCGTTCTTCTTCTCCCAACTTCCTCTACTTCTCCATGGTTGATCTATCCAGAAATACCTTCCTCCCTAATTCTAGTATTCTAAGCTTTAGTGAAACACCGAGCTTGTTGTTGTTATTTGTGTTACTTCTcctgtctttcttcttctctcgtcCTCCTTTGCTAAAGCTTAGCAGAGCCCTTCTGTTCTTTCTCTATCTGATTCCGCAAGCATTACAGTGGGATTGcgaaaacagaaaacaaaaaacaaaaaacaaaaaacaaaacctaaTGATCAAGATGAAAAAAACATAATCCAATAAGCCCCCAATAgcagaataaaaaataaggaagtTTAGAATATTGGGGTTTCGTGATCACCTTAGGCCCAACTAGTTCGCCTCTCCACAAGGTGGTTTTCGTAGTCTTGCAATCGGTACAATAGCGATTCTAGCCTTCTTCCGATGAAACGCGTCGGCACATCTGCTATCGGCCAAAGGGCACTTTTGAATCAAAGGGATTTTGAATGGTGGATCTTCCGATCTGGATCGGGCTTTGCAGCTGCAGACCACATTGAGCCTTGGTTTTCTCTCACTTGATCTTGACCATCCATATTAGCAGCAACTGTTGCCGTCGGATTAAGGAAAAATTGCACCTAATTGCTTCTTAAGGAAATTGGTGAGGATCAGGATCCACCAAGGACAAGGACAAGGACTAGTGACAAGCataaaattaattaagaaattGACTAGTGCGGACAAACAAATCAGAGGCGTCGGAAAAttcaaagcaagaaggaaggaagaaaggaaggagagagagagagagagagagagagagagatgttaagGAATTGTCATTGGTATCTCTTCACACATTTGGACGGAGAATGGAGTCATTATGGAAAACTTTTCCGTGTGGTCCACACATACATTTCCGTGTGGTTCCCGCACCCACCccgtctttcttttttattattttggctGCAGCAATCAAAGTTCATGACCGGTTTGAAGTCTAAGCTTTTGACATGCAACTTTGCAGTGCATCCAGGGTTTGCCTCCTTCCATCGTTCTTACCTGTTATCtttgattcattttttatatttttttctctactGCTCTCTTCTTATTAATACCAATCGTTTCTATAGATAATCACGCCCTCCTTCTTCGGTTTCTCTTTATTGATTGATGGACTATGTCCATACATTAATTAGTCGAGAAGAAAGACgaacaagaagaaagaggggaagGACACGCAGGGCGGCTTATGTTTGGAATATGGAGAAGCAGTCCGTTTCTAGCGCTTCCACTAACGGGAGAAGGAGAAACGAATTCCTTGATATGATCAGGGTACGAAATTCAAACTTGATATTAAATCAATCCTTTTTTATGCTTCGAAGAATCCGATTGAATAGAAGAAGCGAATGAATGATTATTGGTTTACGTTAACTACTTCAGTCCTTATGACTTCTAGTATCCGATTGAATGTTACAAATTTGTTCTGGATAATATTCTGATATTCCTGTTTTATAGAATCTTTTCCTTTGTTGTTACTAAACAGTGATGTTCCCCCGCCCCCCGAAAGGATAAGAATATAGTATAGACTTCAAATTATTCACACCCacttcccaaaaaaaagaaaaaaaaaaagccttcaGATTCCTTTTTTTCTGGTTTGTTCTATGTGAGTTTTTGGTGGATAGAATCATAGAAAGAAAtaggaaataagaaatagtATGAATTGGGATGTTCCTGATGATGATATTTcatgtttccttcttttttatttcttctttttgggaTTCCCTCGAAAGAGTGCTGCTTGTCTTCGtaattcttcatcatcatctgaCACTGGGAAAGGGCGGAGCAAGTCATCGAGTAACAGAGTCTCACATGGATTCCACCTGGTGGAAGGGAAATCAGGTCATGACATGGAGGACTACCACGTTGCGGAGTACAAGAACAAAAAGAATCACGAGCTTGGATTGTTCGCCATCTTCGATGGGCACCTTGGAGATTGTGTGCCAAGTTATGTGAAAGATAACCTTTTTAACAACATAATTGAGGAGGTAAAGTATATATAACACATCCTTCAATTTTCTGCCCCCTTTTGTTGATTTGACTTCTCAGGTTATTAATTAATCATAGACAAATTGTGATAGATAACTAGAAACGATAGCATTGCATGGTAGGAGATAGGATATTCCTAGATATTGTACCTTCCGTATAACTTTCAGTTTTGTAATATCATCATCCTCCATGATTACATCTGAGCAGAAAGAAACAAACATGGGACTTTTCCTTGCCACTGCTGTTATATCAATTGCTTCTAGCTTGTGGATGATCACAATTGAAGATATTGCTCAGGGgcgtggggagtggggagtggggactGGGATGGTGGTGTTCAACAAGTGCGAACTGTTACTTGTTAGTGAAATGTGTACAAAatatcttattggggtttttgcATTTGAATTGGCTGCTCTCTTCTTCGTGACAAATTACCATTTTATTTCAAGGTTTTAGAAACTAAAGACTTGATGTATGCTTCCTTGTGAGCTGCTTGTCACAAATTTATTTTTCACTTCTTTAGGATGGCCACAAGCACAAAGCAAGCTGCCATGCCTTCATTTACTTAACTGATATCTTACACATAGTTTAGCAACTTCTATTCCTTTAACCACTACGTAAAATTACATCTACTTACAGCTTCTTCCGCATCTATGAATACAGCcaaatttttggaaaaacacAGAGATAGCAATAAAGAATGCTTACCGCTCTACAGACAAATTCATTCTTGAACACTCAACTCGGTTGGGGCCTGGTGGTTCAACAGCAGTCACTGCAATTGTTATTGATGGTAAAGACTTGTGGGTGGCAAACATTGGGGACTCCAGGGCTGTCTTGTGTGAAAGGGGCTGTGCACATCAGCTCACTGTGGATCATGAACCACACAGTGAACGGAGAAGGATTGAGAAGCAGGGTGGTTTTGTGACTACTCTTCCTGGTACCCTTATTTCATTTTTGTCAAATGGCAGCTTATCATTTATAGATAATATCATTGTGTTTGTATTAGCTTCTCCTATAGATATAGATTGGCTTCATTTATGTTTTATATATCCAATAATTTATTTCAGGAGATGTGCCCAGGGTTAATGGCCAACTTGCAGTTGCACGGGCATTTGGGGATCAAAGCCTTAAGGCCCATTTGAGCTCAGAGCCTGATGTAAAACATGTGAATATTGATTCAACTATACAGTTTGTTATATTGGCAAGCGACGGCTTATGGAAGGTTAGTTCTTTTTTTATCTGATTTACAGTAACAACATCAACTCTGGTTGTTTCTCATTGCTTTTccattctttctctttccttcctcatcttggattttccccatttttatATTTCTCCTCCTATGCTGCTTTCCTGATTCCTGGGATTATATatctttatcatttttcttacaATTAGGAAAACTTGAAATGTTtggattatttttctctttctatctaTTCAATGCTGGTCCTTTTGTAGTCTCaagtatttattaaaaaaaatgaatcaaaatttaaatgcaAGTCTAAAACTTATTCAAGATTCAGTCTGACCTGGTTAGATGTTCCAATTAAAATGTTGTTTTTTGCTTGTCATGTGTTAGGAAAGGTCTGATGACAGGCTGATTGGTGTTAAGATCCCATATCAGTCGTATGCACGCTGATCCCACATCGGTTTCAAAAgagaattgatgtgggttgatatggtcttgggttccctcaccttgtaagccggtttatggggttgagttcgtCCAGGTCCGTATCAATTGATCAGACAGAGAAAGAGTCCTTTGCTATCCATTTTGTGAAGGAGCGTCCTACTCTGTTTTTTAACCAAACTTTGTCTACTTTCATGATCAAATTTGGTTTTCATAAAGTAAGTCAACCTGTTTTATAAATTTGATAAATTTCAGAGAACTGTTCTAATTGAAATAAAGTAGAAGAAAtttaagtgaaaaataacaGTAAAATGGGAAGAAATTAATGTTATAATTGGGATCATTTATCTTAGTAAATAGACACAGATGCATGTGAGTGTGTGACACTAACTTCTACTATTTAAGCAAACAAAGCCT
Protein-coding sequences here:
- the LOC122077560 gene encoding probable protein phosphatase 2C 44 isoform X5, with translation MDYVHTLISREERRTRRKRGRTRRAAYVWNMEKQSVSSASTNGRRRNEFLDMIRSAACLRNSSSSSDTGKGRSKSSSNRVSHGFHLVEGKSGHDMEDYHVAEYKNKKNHELGLFAIFDGHLGDCVPSYVKDNLFNNIIEEPNFWKNTEIAIKNAYRSTDKFILEHSTRLGPGGSTAVTAIVIDGKDLWVANIGDSRAVLCERGCAHQLTVDHEPHSERRRIEKQGGFVTTLPGDVPRVNGQLAVARAFGDQSLKAHLSSEPDVKHVNIDSTIQFVILASDGLWKVLGGVDQSQS
- the LOC122077560 gene encoding probable protein phosphatase 2C 44 isoform X4, with translation MDYVHTLISREERRTRRKRGRTRRAAYVWNMEKQSVSSASTNGRRRNEFLDMIRSAACLRNSSSSSDTGKGRSKSSSNRVSHGFHLVEGKSGHDMEDYHVAEYKNKKNHELGLFAIFDGHLGDCVPSYVKDNLFNNIIEEPNFWKNTEIAIKNAYRSTDKFILEHSTRLGPGGSTAVTAIVIDGKDLWVANIGDSRAVLCERGCAHQLTVDHEPHSERRRIEKQGGFVTTLPGDVPRVNGQLAVARAFGDQSLKAHLSSEPDVKHVNIDSTIQFVILASDGLWKVLFQLVSEWELNLFRTILS
- the LOC122077560 gene encoding probable protein phosphatase 2C 44 isoform X1 produces the protein MDYVHTLISREERRTRRKRGRTRRAAYVWNMEKQSVSSASTNGRRRNEFLDMIRSAACLRNSSSSSDTGKGRSKSSSNRVSHGFHLVEGKSGHDMEDYHVAEYKNKKNHELGLFAIFDGHLGDCVPSYVKDNLFNNIIEEPNFWKNTEIAIKNAYRSTDKFILEHSTRLGPGGSTAVTAIVIDGKDLWVANIGDSRAVLCERGCAHQLTVDHEPHSERRRIEKQGGFVTTLPGDVPRVNGQLAVARAFGDQSLKAHLSSEPDVKHVNIDSTIQFVILASDGLWKATTLTPGNFMFMPIRSAQGPPALKSCRWEFWFDIFVYRLQPLPVASLAIID
- the LOC122077560 gene encoding probable protein phosphatase 2C 44 isoform X3; the protein is MDYVHTLISREERRTRRKRGRTRRAAYVWNMEKQSVSSASTNGRRRNEFLDMIRSAACLRNSSSSSDTGKGRSKSSSNRVSHGFHLVEGKSGHDMEDYHVAEYKNKKNHELGLFAIFDGHLGDCVPSYVKDNLFNNIIEEPNFWKNTEIAIKNAYRSTDKFILEHSTRLGPGGSTAVTAIVIDGKDLWVANIGDSRAVLCERGCAHQLTVDHEPHSERRRIEKQGGFVTTLPGDVPRVNGQLAVARAFGDQSLKAHLSSEPDVKHVNIDSTIQFVILASDGLWKWLLVQSVCIMANSVDWVVIEGLIGSRC
- the LOC122077560 gene encoding probable protein phosphatase 2C 44 isoform X2 — its product is MDYVHTLISREERRTRRKRGRTRRAAYVWNMEKQSVSSASTNGRRRNEFLDMIRSAACLRNSSSSSDTGKGRSKSSSNRVSHGFHLVEGKSGHDMEDYHVAEYKNKKNHELGLFAIFDGHLGDCVPSYVKDNLFNNIIEEPNFWKNTEIAIKNAYRSTDKFILEHSTRLGPGGSTAVTAIVIDGKDLWVANIGDSRAVLCERGCAHQLTVDHEPHSERRRIEKQGGFVTTLPGDVPRVNGQLAVARAFGDQSLKAHLSSEPDVKHVNIDSTIQFVILASDGLWKVMKNQEAVDLVKSVKDPQAAAKCLTMEALARKSKDDISCIVIRFGS